A section of the Pithys albifrons albifrons isolate INPA30051 chromosome 4, PitAlb_v1, whole genome shotgun sequence genome encodes:
- the FIGNL1 gene encoding fidgetin-like protein 1 isoform X1 has product MVSVMEAPTPSSLHLSDWQRSYFAITSDTCTATQKADEYRAKILRIQYAWANSEISQVCATSLFKKYTEKYSAIIDSGNLETGLNNYAENILTLAKCQQNDSDKWQSALTTDNVFELKCVQERMQAGKIFQSSQMAPADACVRADKGVSASAAPALSKLSVFGSARETELCAGSAKCASQGPDLEHPSSSKSLQSSVPPVTKTSDTLSVASASLSKQVHPDFQATPLFGSKEATSSCSLKMSGNCCDGQNLSLFNQSAAPAWLASSGKRKAFYGLADEGSTVTSSLAPCQTPISTEASSFLGHRNRNGESSTSGFKTAKEQLWMDQQKKSQNVPQRAPVSSYGGVKKSLGAGRSRGPFGKFVPPVPKQDGSENGGAHCKPHAGGTTDPSLPVDERLKTIEPKMVELIMHEIMDHGPPVNWDDIAGVEFAKATIKEIVVWPMLRPDIFTGLRGPPKGILLFGPPGTGKTLIGKCIACQSGATFFSISASSLTSKWVGEGEKMVRALFAVARCQQPAVIFIDEIDSLLSQRGEGEHESSRRIKTEFLIQLDGATTSSEDRILVVGATNRPQEIDEAARRRLVKRLYIPLPEASARKQIVTRLMSKEHCSLNEEELELIVKKSDGFSGADMTQLCREASLGPIRSLQSMDIATIMPEQVRPITFLDFESAFRTVRPSVSSKDLELYETWNQTFGCGR; this is encoded by the exons ATGG TGTCAGTGATGGAGGcccccacccccagctcccttcaCCTGAGCGACTGGCAGAGAAGTTACTTTGCTATTACCTCTGAcacctgcacagccacacagaAGGCAGATGAGTACCGTGCCAAAATCCTGCGTATTCAGTATGCATGGGCAAACTCTGAGATCTCCCAGGTCTGTGCTACCAGCCTGTTCAAAAAGTACACTGAGAAATACTCTGCAATTATTGACTCTGGCAACCTGGAGACTGGCTTGAATAACTATGCGGAAAACATTTTGACTTTGGCAAAGTGTCAGCAAAATGACAGTGACAAGTGGCAATCTGCCTTGACAACAGATAATGTATTTGAATTAAAGTGTGTGCAAGAGAGGATGCAGGCTGGCAAAATTTTCCAGAGCTCTCAGATGGCACCAGCAGATGCCTGTGTCCGAGCTGATAAAGGGGTCAgtgcctctgctgctccagctctttCTAAACTCAGTGTCTTTGGCAGTGCCAGAGAGactgagctctgtgctggctCAGCAAAATGTGCAAGTCAGGGACCAGATCTGGAGCATCCTTCTTCTTCAAAGTCTCTTCAAAGCAGTGTGCCTCCTGTGACCAAAACTTCAGATACACTTTCTGTTGCTTCAGCCTCTTTAAGCAAACAGGTTCATCCAGATTTCCAGGCAACTCCACTGTTTGGAAGTAAAGAAGCCACCAGTAGTTGTTCTCTGAAAATGTCAGGTAACTGTTGTGATGGACAAAATCTGTCTCTTTTTAACCAATCAGCTGCACCTGCATGGTTGGCAAgttctgggaaaagaaaagcattttatgGTCTGGCTGATGAAGGCAGCACAGTTACTTCTAGCCTTGCTCCATGCCAGACTCCCATTAGTACAGAAGCCAGTAGTTTTTTAGGGCATAGAAACAGAAATGGAGAGAGCAGTACTTCAGgttttaaaactgcaaaagaaCAGCTATGGATGGATCAGCAAAAGAAATCTCAAAACGTACCCCAGCGTGCACCAGTCTCATCATATGGAGGTGTAAAAAAATCCCTGGGTGCAGGCAGGTCTCGGGGTCCATTTGGCAAGTTTGTTCCTCCAGTTCCAAAACAAGATGGAAGTGAAAACGGAGGAGCACATTGTAAACCTCATGCCGGGGGAACAACAGATCCATCACTGCCTGTGGATGAACGGCTGAAAACCATAGAACCAAAGATGGTTGAACTCATTATGCACGAGATCATGGACCACGGGCCTCCGGTCAACTGGGATGACATCGCCGGAGTTGAATTTGCCAAAGCTACTATAAAGGAAATCGTAGTCTGGCCTATGCTGAGGCCAGACATCTTTACTGGGTTGCGTGGTCCTCCAAAAGGAATTCTTCTCTTTGGCCCCCCTGGGACTGGCAAGACTCTCATAGGCAAGTGCATCGCATGCCAGTCTGGAGCAACTTTTTTTAGCATCAGTGCCTCTTCCCTGACTTCCAAATGGGTGGGTGAAGGGGAAAAGATGGTCCGTGCGCTGTTTGCTGTGGCGCGGTGTCAGCAGCCAGCAGTGATTTTCATCGATGAAATTGATTCTTTGCTGTCTCAGCGTGGAGAGGGGGAGCACGAGTCGTCGAGAAGAATAAAGACTGAATTTCTGATCCAGTTAGATGGGGCAACAACTTCCTCTGAAGATCGCATTCTAGTGGTAGGAGCAACAAATCGGCCCCAGGAAATCGATGAAGCTGCCCGAAGGAGACTGGTGAAGAGACTGTACATCCCTCTCCCAGAAGCCTCAGCCAGGAAGCAGATAGTTACCCGTCTGATGTCAAAGGAGCACTGCTCCCTCAATGAAGAGGAACTTGAACTCATAGTTAAGAAATCTGATGGGTTTTCTGGGGCAGACATGACACAGCTCTGCCGAGAAGCTTCTCTGGGCCCGATCCGCAGCCTGCAGTCCATGGACATTGCAACCATCATGCCGGAGCAAGTGCGGCCCATCACTTTTCTGGACTTCGAGAGTGCCTTCCGGACCGTGAGGCCCAGCGTCTCCTCCAAGGACCTAGAACTCTATGAAACCTGGAACCAGACatttggctgtggcagatga
- the FIGNL1 gene encoding fidgetin-like protein 1 isoform X2 — protein sequence MEAPTPSSLHLSDWQRSYFAITSDTCTATQKADEYRAKILRIQYAWANSEISQVCATSLFKKYTEKYSAIIDSGNLETGLNNYAENILTLAKCQQNDSDKWQSALTTDNVFELKCVQERMQAGKIFQSSQMAPADACVRADKGVSASAAPALSKLSVFGSARETELCAGSAKCASQGPDLEHPSSSKSLQSSVPPVTKTSDTLSVASASLSKQVHPDFQATPLFGSKEATSSCSLKMSGNCCDGQNLSLFNQSAAPAWLASSGKRKAFYGLADEGSTVTSSLAPCQTPISTEASSFLGHRNRNGESSTSGFKTAKEQLWMDQQKKSQNVPQRAPVSSYGGVKKSLGAGRSRGPFGKFVPPVPKQDGSENGGAHCKPHAGGTTDPSLPVDERLKTIEPKMVELIMHEIMDHGPPVNWDDIAGVEFAKATIKEIVVWPMLRPDIFTGLRGPPKGILLFGPPGTGKTLIGKCIACQSGATFFSISASSLTSKWVGEGEKMVRALFAVARCQQPAVIFIDEIDSLLSQRGEGEHESSRRIKTEFLIQLDGATTSSEDRILVVGATNRPQEIDEAARRRLVKRLYIPLPEASARKQIVTRLMSKEHCSLNEEELELIVKKSDGFSGADMTQLCREASLGPIRSLQSMDIATIMPEQVRPITFLDFESAFRTVRPSVSSKDLELYETWNQTFGCGR from the coding sequence ATGGAGGcccccacccccagctcccttcaCCTGAGCGACTGGCAGAGAAGTTACTTTGCTATTACCTCTGAcacctgcacagccacacagaAGGCAGATGAGTACCGTGCCAAAATCCTGCGTATTCAGTATGCATGGGCAAACTCTGAGATCTCCCAGGTCTGTGCTACCAGCCTGTTCAAAAAGTACACTGAGAAATACTCTGCAATTATTGACTCTGGCAACCTGGAGACTGGCTTGAATAACTATGCGGAAAACATTTTGACTTTGGCAAAGTGTCAGCAAAATGACAGTGACAAGTGGCAATCTGCCTTGACAACAGATAATGTATTTGAATTAAAGTGTGTGCAAGAGAGGATGCAGGCTGGCAAAATTTTCCAGAGCTCTCAGATGGCACCAGCAGATGCCTGTGTCCGAGCTGATAAAGGGGTCAgtgcctctgctgctccagctctttCTAAACTCAGTGTCTTTGGCAGTGCCAGAGAGactgagctctgtgctggctCAGCAAAATGTGCAAGTCAGGGACCAGATCTGGAGCATCCTTCTTCTTCAAAGTCTCTTCAAAGCAGTGTGCCTCCTGTGACCAAAACTTCAGATACACTTTCTGTTGCTTCAGCCTCTTTAAGCAAACAGGTTCATCCAGATTTCCAGGCAACTCCACTGTTTGGAAGTAAAGAAGCCACCAGTAGTTGTTCTCTGAAAATGTCAGGTAACTGTTGTGATGGACAAAATCTGTCTCTTTTTAACCAATCAGCTGCACCTGCATGGTTGGCAAgttctgggaaaagaaaagcattttatgGTCTGGCTGATGAAGGCAGCACAGTTACTTCTAGCCTTGCTCCATGCCAGACTCCCATTAGTACAGAAGCCAGTAGTTTTTTAGGGCATAGAAACAGAAATGGAGAGAGCAGTACTTCAGgttttaaaactgcaaaagaaCAGCTATGGATGGATCAGCAAAAGAAATCTCAAAACGTACCCCAGCGTGCACCAGTCTCATCATATGGAGGTGTAAAAAAATCCCTGGGTGCAGGCAGGTCTCGGGGTCCATTTGGCAAGTTTGTTCCTCCAGTTCCAAAACAAGATGGAAGTGAAAACGGAGGAGCACATTGTAAACCTCATGCCGGGGGAACAACAGATCCATCACTGCCTGTGGATGAACGGCTGAAAACCATAGAACCAAAGATGGTTGAACTCATTATGCACGAGATCATGGACCACGGGCCTCCGGTCAACTGGGATGACATCGCCGGAGTTGAATTTGCCAAAGCTACTATAAAGGAAATCGTAGTCTGGCCTATGCTGAGGCCAGACATCTTTACTGGGTTGCGTGGTCCTCCAAAAGGAATTCTTCTCTTTGGCCCCCCTGGGACTGGCAAGACTCTCATAGGCAAGTGCATCGCATGCCAGTCTGGAGCAACTTTTTTTAGCATCAGTGCCTCTTCCCTGACTTCCAAATGGGTGGGTGAAGGGGAAAAGATGGTCCGTGCGCTGTTTGCTGTGGCGCGGTGTCAGCAGCCAGCAGTGATTTTCATCGATGAAATTGATTCTTTGCTGTCTCAGCGTGGAGAGGGGGAGCACGAGTCGTCGAGAAGAATAAAGACTGAATTTCTGATCCAGTTAGATGGGGCAACAACTTCCTCTGAAGATCGCATTCTAGTGGTAGGAGCAACAAATCGGCCCCAGGAAATCGATGAAGCTGCCCGAAGGAGACTGGTGAAGAGACTGTACATCCCTCTCCCAGAAGCCTCAGCCAGGAAGCAGATAGTTACCCGTCTGATGTCAAAGGAGCACTGCTCCCTCAATGAAGAGGAACTTGAACTCATAGTTAAGAAATCTGATGGGTTTTCTGGGGCAGACATGACACAGCTCTGCCGAGAAGCTTCTCTGGGCCCGATCCGCAGCCTGCAGTCCATGGACATTGCAACCATCATGCCGGAGCAAGTGCGGCCCATCACTTTTCTGGACTTCGAGAGTGCCTTCCGGACCGTGAGGCCCAGCGTCTCCTCCAAGGACCTAGAACTCTATGAAACCTGGAACCAGACatttggctgtggcagatga